The proteins below are encoded in one region of Salvelinus namaycush isolate Seneca chromosome 39, SaNama_1.0, whole genome shotgun sequence:
- the LOC120032468 gene encoding persephin-like codes for MRSLLKLVVLLFCVQRGEGHWLRSLLEQRGQASSPPSEEERRGGGGESNKGNDNNKNTGGSGFGVEDQRGSVPSPAPIIPIRSRRSSTQCRLRSVLLQVRELGLGYDADETVLFKYCSGDCPRVRSNHDLTLTNLLLRGALPEQNGELWQNGPCCRPTHHEDLAFLDNAHRWHKVEKLSAAGCTCVG; via the exons ATGAGGTCTCTACTGAAGCTGGTTGTTCTGCTGTTCTGTgtccagagaggagagggacactGGCTGCGCTCACTACTCG AGCAGCGAGGGCAAGCATCATCCCCCCcatcagaggaggagaggagaggtggaggaggagaatcCAACAAAGGGAACGACAACAATAAGAACACAGGAGGTTCCGGATTCGGAGTAGAAGACCAAAGGGGTTCCGTCCCATCCCCAGCCCCAATCATCCCAATCCGGTCCCGCCGCTCTTCAACCCAATGTCGTCTCCGCTCCGTCCTCCTCCAGGTACGAGAGCTGGGTCTGGGCTACGACGCGGACGAGACCGTCCTCTTCAAGTACTGCAGCGGAGACTGTCCCCGTGTCCGCTCCAACCATGATCTGACCCTGACCAACCTGCTCCTGAGGGGGGCCCTGCCCGAGCAGAATGGAGAGCTGTGGCAGAATGGACCATGCTGCAGGCCCACCCACCACGAAGATCTAGCCTTTTTGGATAACGCCCATCGCTGGCACAAGGTGGAGAAGCTGTCGGCTGCAGGGTGTACATGTGTGGGTTAA
- the LOC120032613 gene encoding WD repeat domain-containing protein 83 — translation MSFPQPKPEVPQLPQNLLRTIDCQQGAVRAVRFNADGNYLLSCGSDKSLKLWSVSRGTLLKTYSGHGYEVLDADGSYDNSQLCSCSSDKTVILWDVATGQVTRKLRGHAGKVNCVQFNEEATVILSGSIDGTVRCWDTRSRKFDPIQILDEAQDGVSSLKVSEHELLTGSVDGRVRRYDLRMGQLHVDFINSPITCVCFSADAQCTLTSSLDSTVRLLDKSTGEMLGEYTGHKMKGYKLDCCLSSKDTHVLSCSEDGHVYCWDLVEGSLTLKLPVGKAVVQSLSFHPSETRLLTAMEGRVQVWGAEPEETEEDVVVVQQEKV, via the exons ATGTCGTTTCCCCAGCCCAAACCTGAGGTCCCTCAGctcccccaaaaccttctcaggACCATAGACTGCCAACAAGGGGCTGTAAGAGCTGTGCGATTCAATG ctGATGGTAACTACCTGCTGTCTTGCGGCAGTGACAAGTCTCTGAAGTTGTGGAGTGTAAGTCGAGGGACACTACTGAAGACGTACAGTGGCCATGGATACGAAGTGCTAGATGCTGATGG TtcctatgacaacagccagctgtGTTCCTGCAGCTCGGACAAGACGGTGATCCTCTGGGACGTCGCCACGGGACAGGTCACCCGGAAACTCAGGGGTCACGCTGGG AAAGTCAACTGTGTCCAGTTCAATGAAGAAGCTACAGTCATTTTATCTG GCTCCATAGATGGTACAGTGCGTTGCTGGGACACCAGGTCCAGAAAATTTGACCCCATCCAGATTCTGGACGAGGCTCAAGATGGTGTCAGCAGTCTGAAGGTGTCTGAACACGAGCTGCTCACTGG GTCAGTGGATGGGAGAGTGAGACGGTATGACCTTCGGATGGGCCAGCTGCATGTGGACTTCAtcaaca GCCCCAtcacgtgtgtgtgtttcagtgcgGACGCCCAGTGCACTCTGACCTCCAGCCTGGACTCCACCGTGCGTCTACTGGACAAGAGCACAGGGGAGATGCTGGGAGAGTACACAGGACACAAGATGAAGGGCTACAAGCTGGACTGCTGTCTGTCCAGTAAGGATACTCACGTCCTGAGCTGCTCTGAGGACGGACACGTGTACTGCTGGGACCTGGTAGAG gGTTCTCTGACGCTGAAGCTGCCAGTCGGGAAGGCTGTCGTCCAATCGCTGTCTTTCCATCCCTCGGAGACCCGCCTCCTCACAGCCATGGAGGGGCGTGTCCAGGTGTGGGGGGCGGAGCCAGAGGAAACTGAGGAGGACGTGGTGGTTGTTCAACAGGAAAAAGTATAG
- the LOC120032593 gene encoding protein Asterix, with product MSANNMSGPQRVNKIIRYKPPSTEANPTLEDPTPDYMNLLGMIFSMCGLMLKLKWCAWIAVYCSFISFANSRSSEDTKQMMSSFMLSISAVVMSYLQNPQPMSPPW from the exons ATGTCCGCAAACAACATGTCAGGCCCACAAAGGGTAAACAAAATTATCCG ATACAAGCCCCCCAGCACGGAAGCAAACCCCACCCTGGAAGACCCGACTCCAGACTACATGAACCTACTCGGCATGATCTTCAGCATGTGTGGCCTGATGCTGAAG TTAAAGTGGTGTGCGTGGATAGCAGTGTACTGCTCCTTCATCAGCTTCGCTAACTCACGCAGCTCAGAAGACACTAAACAGATGATGAGCAGCTTCAT GCTGTCCATCTCAGCCGTGGTGATGTCATACCTCCAGAACCCCCAGCCCATGTCGCCACCTTGGTAA